The Methanocaldococcus jannaschii DSM 2661 genome has a segment encoding these proteins:
- a CDS encoding TIGR00703 family protein gives MVVDAKEVEMINTLVFETLGNPEKEREFKLKSLKRWGFDLIFGKVDGKETYFTVELDERKAGDKFSKDGKEYEVIEVLQELPKNTELYAHIEMEMGKAYIVCQLRDEDGKNTEVLRVPAATLLLAFLKKNKLANIIKAIKNVGISLELSMQNGVGGKPLSYEELPNVARRFIRSARKVEKETGFGRLSFAYYGETKDGEPRYRFSWLLPTIALFDLDIAKKVEQTLGILKVSE, from the coding sequence GTGGTTGTAGATGCAAAAGAAGTAGAGATGATAAATACCTTAGTTTTTGAGACATTAGGAAATCCAGAGAAGGAGAGAGAATTTAAGTTAAAATCATTGAAGAGATGGGGATTTGACTTAATATTTGGTAAAGTAGATGGAAAAGAAACATATTTCACTGTTGAATTAGATGAAAGAAAAGCTGGAGATAAGTTTTCAAAGGATGGAAAGGAGTATGAAGTTATCGAAGTTCTTCAAGAATTGCCAAAAAACACTGAGCTCTATGCACACATAGAAATGGAGATGGGTAAAGCATATATTGTCTGTCAATTAAGAGATGAAGATGGAAAAAACACAGAAGTTTTAAGAGTTCCAGCAGCTACTTTATTGTTAGCTTTCCTTAAAAAGAATAAATTAGCAAACATAATAAAAGCAATAAAGAACGTTGGAATTAGTTTAGAACTTTCCATGCAGAATGGTGTTGGAGGAAAGCCATTATCTTATGAAGAATTGCCAAACGTTGCAAGAAGGTTTATAAGAAGTGCAAGAAAGGTTGAGAAAGAAACTGGTTTTGGAAGGTTGTCATTTGCATACTATGGAGAAACAAAAGATGGAGAACCAAGATATAGATTTAGCTGGCTGTTGCCAACAATTGCCTTATTTGACTTAGATATAGCTAAAAAAGTAGAACAAACCTTGGGAATCTTAAAGGTTTCTGAATAA
- a CDS encoding IS6-like element ISMja1 family transposase encodes MRLTIEVIKERIVERKLFKRNRKSIEVKILAGLLYYLGLSLRKVSLFLSQFEDISHESVRIYYHKIKEVLNEPERKERNLIAIDETKLKVGDKYIYAWSAIDVETKECLGVYISKTRNYLDTILFVKSILKFCSNKPKILVDGGKWYPWALRKLGLEFERVKFGLRNCVESFFSVLKRRTKVFYNRFPNNSKFDTVISWIKSFMMFYNWMKSLT; translated from the coding sequence ATGAGGCTCACGATAGAAGTTATAAAGGAGAGAATCGTAGAGAGGAAGCTTTTTAAAAGGAATAGGAAATCGATAGAGGTTAAAATCTTAGCAGGGCTTTTGTATTACCTCGGATTATCGTTAAGGAAGGTAAGTTTATTCCTTTCCCAATTCGAAGACATAAGCCACGAATCGGTTAGAATTTATTATCACAAGATTAAAGAAGTTTTAAACGAGCCAGAAAGAAAGGAAAGAAACTTAATTGCAATCGATGAGACTAAACTAAAGGTTGGAGACAAATATATTTATGCATGGTCTGCCATCGATGTAGAAACGAAAGAATGCTTAGGAGTTTATATATCGAAGACAAGAAATTACCTCGATACTATATTATTCGTTAAGAGTATATTAAAATTTTGCTCGAATAAGCCAAAGATTTTAGTTGACGGTGGAAAGTGGTATCCGTGGGCGTTGCGAAAATTAGGCTTAGAATTCGAAAGAGTCAAATTCGGACTAAGAAATTGCGTAGAAAGCTTCTTCTCAGTGCTCAAACGAAGAACTAAAGTATTCTACAATAGATTTCCAAATAATAGTAAATTCGATACGGTTATTAGCTGGATAAAAAGCTTCATGATGTTCTACAACTGGATGAAATCGTTAACTTGA
- a CDS encoding GTPase has product MRYKKVPVKKIVNKIIDECDVILLVLDARDPEMTRNRELEKKIKAKGKKLIYVLNKADLVPKDILEKWKEVFGENTVFVSAKRRLGTKILREMIKQSLKEMGKKEGKVGIVGYPNVGKSSIINALTGKRKALTGSVAGLTKGEQWVRLTKNIKLMDTPGVLEMRDEDDLVISGALRLEKVENPIPPALKILSRINNFDNSIIKEYFGVDYEEVDEELLKKIGNKRSYLTKGGEVDLVRTAKTIIKEYQDGKLNYYKVDLKKYGQDRERDISFITKYLKDFPFIEDAKMIVTHLKDFDGLYKKIKKPVLGSEEIDGNIVVVSFGEKTKDACRKKVENLCRERNIEVLSKFGDKIGANNIYVAVGKRVKE; this is encoded by the coding sequence ATGAGATACAAGAAAGTACCAGTTAAAAAAATAGTTAATAAAATTATTGATGAATGTGATGTCATCTTATTGGTATTAGATGCAAGAGACCCAGAGATGACAAGAAACAGAGAGTTGGAGAAAAAAATCAAAGCAAAAGGTAAAAAGCTAATCTATGTATTAAATAAGGCTGATTTAGTTCCAAAAGATATTTTAGAAAAATGGAAAGAAGTTTTTGGGGAAAATACAGTATTTGTATCTGCTAAGAGAAGATTGGGAACAAAAATTTTGAGAGAGATGATAAAACAATCCTTAAAAGAAATGGGTAAAAAAGAAGGAAAAGTTGGAATTGTTGGTTATCCAAACGTTGGAAAATCATCCATTATTAACGCATTAACTGGAAAAAGAAAAGCTTTAACTGGAAGTGTAGCTGGTTTAACCAAAGGAGAGCAGTGGGTTAGATTAACTAAAAATATTAAGCTTATGGACACTCCTGGAGTTTTGGAGATGAGAGATGAGGATGATTTGGTTATAAGTGGAGCTTTGAGATTGGAAAAAGTAGAAAACCCTATTCCTCCAGCTTTAAAGATTTTAAGTAGGATAAATAACTTTGATAACTCAATAATAAAAGAATACTTTGGAGTTGATTATGAAGAGGTTGATGAAGAGTTATTAAAAAAGATTGGAAATAAAAGGAGTTATTTAACCAAAGGTGGAGAAGTTGATTTAGTTAGAACAGCTAAGACAATTATAAAAGAATATCAGGATGGAAAACTCAACTACTACAAAGTAGATTTAAAGAAGTATGGGCAAGATAGAGAAAGGGATATATCATTTATAACCAAGTATTTAAAGGACTTTCCATTTATTGAAGATGCTAAAATGATTGTGACACATTTAAAGGACTTTGATGGGTTATACAAAAAGATAAAAAAACCTGTCTTAGGTTCTGAGGAAATAGATGGAAATATAGTTGTTGTATCTTTTGGGGAGAAAACAAAAGATGCTTGTAGGAAGAAGGTAGAAAATCTGTGTAGAGAGAGAAATATAGAGGTTTTATCCAAATTTGGAGATAAAATTGGAGCTAACAACATATACGTAGCTGTTGGTAAAAGAGTTAAAGAATAA
- the thrC gene encoding threonine synthase has protein sequence MLQRCIKCGKTYDVDEIIYTCECGGLLEIIYDYEEIKDKVSEEKLRKREIGVWRYLEYLPVKDESKIVSLCEGGTPLYRCNNLEKELGIKELYVKNEGANPTGSFKDRGMTVGVTRANELGVEVVGCASTGNTSASLAAYSARSGKKCIVLLPEGKVALGKLAQAMFYGAKVIQVKGNFDDALDMVKQLAKEKLIYLLNSINPFRLEGQKTIAFEICDQLNWQVPDRVIVPVGNAGNISAIWKGFKEFEITGIIDELPKMTGIQADGAKPIVEAFRKRAKDIIPYKNPETIATAIRIGNPVNAPKALDAIYSSGGYAEAVTDEEIVEAQKLLARKEGIFVEPASASSIAGLKKLLEEGIIDRDERIVCITTGHGLKDPDAAIRASEEPIKIECDMNVLKRILKEL, from the coding sequence ATGTTACAAAGATGTATTAAATGTGGAAAAACTTACGATGTGGATGAGATAATCTACACCTGCGAATGTGGTGGCTTATTGGAGATTATTTATGATTATGAAGAGATTAAAGATAAAGTTTCAGAAGAAAAACTAAGAAAGAGAGAAATTGGAGTCTGGAGATATTTGGAATACTTACCAGTAAAAGACGAAAGTAAAATTGTAAGTCTATGTGAAGGAGGAACTCCATTATATAGATGTAACAACTTGGAAAAAGAGCTTGGAATTAAAGAACTCTATGTAAAAAATGAAGGGGCTAATCCAACTGGAAGCTTTAAAGATAGGGGGATGACTGTTGGAGTAACAAGGGCAAATGAGTTGGGTGTTGAGGTTGTTGGCTGTGCTTCAACAGGAAATACATCCGCTTCTTTAGCCGCTTACTCAGCAAGAAGTGGAAAGAAATGTATTGTTCTATTACCAGAAGGAAAAGTTGCCTTAGGAAAGTTAGCTCAAGCAATGTTCTATGGAGCTAAGGTTATTCAAGTCAAAGGGAACTTTGATGATGCATTAGATATGGTTAAACAATTAGCAAAAGAGAAGTTGATTTATTTATTAAATTCAATAAATCCATTTAGATTAGAGGGACAGAAAACCATAGCATTTGAAATATGTGACCAATTAAACTGGCAAGTCCCAGATAGAGTTATTGTTCCAGTTGGAAATGCTGGAAACATCTCAGCTATATGGAAAGGATTTAAAGAATTTGAAATTACTGGCATTATAGATGAACTCCCAAAAATGACCGGAATTCAGGCAGATGGAGCTAAGCCAATTGTTGAAGCATTTAGAAAGAGAGCTAAAGACATCATCCCATATAAAAATCCAGAGACAATTGCAACAGCTATAAGGATTGGAAATCCAGTAAATGCCCCAAAGGCTTTAGATGCCATATACTCCTCTGGAGGTTATGCTGAAGCAGTTACTGATGAAGAGATTGTTGAAGCTCAAAAGCTATTGGCAAGAAAAGAGGGAATTTTTGTTGAACCAGCTTCAGCTTCATCAATAGCTGGGCTTAAAAAGTTATTAGAAGAAGGAATTATTGATAGAGATGAAAGAATTGTTTGTATAACAACAGGGCATGGGTTGAAAGACCCAGATGCAGCTATAAGGGCAAGTGAAGAGCCGATAAAGATTGAATGTGATATGAATGTTTTAAAAAGAATTTTGAAAGAGTTATAA